One genomic region from Spirosoma sp. KCTC 42546 encodes:
- a CDS encoding family 20 glycosylhydrolase, producing MIRLHYLLLALFVTLSIQAQDVAQRYPLIPYPTSLTPASGQFVVTAQTALIVQDSRFENEARQLQALLEPGLGKRLSSKGNSSKIVLQYDASITNPEGYDLTITPQQVTLKASQPVGMFRAVQTIRQLLPVAIEKATKPLSSITIPAVQIRDQPAYAWRGMHLDVSRHFYSMDYLHTFIDRLALYKFNKFHLHLTDDQGWRLEIKAYPKLTSEGAWRTYNNQDSVVLKRAVTNPDFDLPKQFIRQQNGQTQYGGFYTQAQMRDLIAYAAARHVEIIPEIDMPGHLTAAIKAYPFLSCTGQEGWGKTFSVPICPCNEPTYTFMETVLSEVIALFPSPYVHIGADEVEKSTWAQSAGCQELMKRENIKNVEELQSYFVHRIEKFVQSKGKKLMVWDDALEGGLKPSTAVMYWRSWVKDAPHKAAQNGNDVVMTPVSNLYFDSPPGIQSVENIYNLNVVPERITAGQTKQFLGAQANIWTEYIPTENRVDYMSMPRMTALAEVVWTAKKDYSSYQKRLLQHFLRMEQLGIHYRLPDLTGFAEENVFVDQATLRIKKPLDSYSLRYTTDGSNPQSNSPELPGGLSITKPQTVKVAAFTPSGVRGDVYSLRYQQQAYATPVTIANPQAGLTSSYFKKYFKETKLMKQQTPDSTYTINNVVVPKSVNAPSFGIQFRGYLTVPETGVYSFFYTCDDGGILRIADRMVVDNDGNHFPIEKSGQVALQKGAHPFEADFIEGGGGFTLKLKYSLNGSEPMDIPDSWFGH from the coding sequence ATGATTCGATTACATTACCTGTTACTGGCCTTATTCGTCACCTTGTCTATTCAGGCGCAGGATGTGGCTCAGCGGTACCCGCTTATCCCGTATCCAACATCGCTAACACCTGCATCGGGACAATTTGTCGTAACGGCTCAAACGGCGCTGATCGTTCAGGACAGTCGGTTTGAGAATGAAGCCAGGCAGTTGCAGGCACTGTTAGAACCAGGTCTGGGCAAACGACTCTCCAGCAAAGGGAATAGCTCCAAAATCGTGCTTCAATACGATGCGTCGATTACGAATCCTGAAGGGTATGATCTCACGATTACACCCCAGCAAGTGACGTTGAAAGCCAGTCAGCCCGTCGGGATGTTTCGCGCTGTTCAAACGATTCGTCAACTGCTGCCGGTGGCTATTGAGAAAGCAACGAAACCGCTGTCGTCGATAACGATTCCGGCCGTTCAGATTCGTGACCAACCGGCCTATGCCTGGCGGGGTATGCACCTCGATGTATCGCGGCATTTTTATTCGATGGACTACTTACACACGTTCATTGACCGGCTGGCACTCTATAAATTCAATAAATTTCACCTGCACCTGACCGATGATCAGGGCTGGCGGCTGGAAATAAAAGCCTATCCTAAACTAACGAGCGAAGGGGCGTGGCGAACCTATAATAATCAGGATTCGGTCGTCTTGAAACGGGCGGTCACTAATCCCGACTTTGACCTGCCCAAACAGTTTATCCGGCAACAGAATGGGCAAACGCAGTACGGGGGTTTCTACACCCAGGCACAAATGCGCGACCTGATTGCCTACGCAGCCGCCCGACACGTTGAGATCATTCCCGAAATCGACATGCCCGGCCATCTAACGGCGGCTATTAAGGCGTATCCGTTTCTAAGTTGCACCGGTCAGGAAGGTTGGGGGAAAACGTTTTCAGTACCCATTTGTCCTTGCAACGAGCCAACCTACACGTTCATGGAAACGGTGCTGAGCGAAGTCATCGCACTGTTCCCGAGTCCGTACGTTCATATTGGTGCCGATGAGGTCGAGAAATCGACCTGGGCACAATCGGCGGGTTGCCAGGAGTTGATGAAACGGGAGAACATTAAAAACGTGGAGGAGTTGCAGAGCTATTTCGTGCACCGGATTGAGAAGTTTGTGCAGTCGAAAGGTAAGAAGCTGATGGTTTGGGACGATGCCCTCGAAGGTGGACTTAAGCCGTCTACGGCAGTCATGTACTGGCGCAGTTGGGTAAAAGATGCTCCCCATAAAGCCGCTCAGAACGGGAATGATGTCGTCATGACGCCCGTGAGTAACCTGTATTTTGATAGCCCTCCGGGAATTCAATCCGTCGAAAATATATATAATCTTAACGTCGTGCCTGAACGGATAACCGCTGGGCAAACAAAGCAGTTTCTGGGTGCACAGGCTAACATCTGGACCGAATACATCCCAACCGAAAACCGCGTGGACTACATGAGTATGCCCCGCATGACGGCGCTGGCGGAAGTAGTCTGGACGGCAAAAAAGGATTATTCATCATACCAGAAGCGGCTTCTCCAGCACTTCCTGCGCATGGAGCAACTGGGCATTCATTACCGCCTGCCCGACCTCACGGGTTTTGCCGAGGAGAACGTCTTTGTCGATCAGGCTACGTTACGCATCAAAAAGCCGTTGGACAGCTATTCTCTCCGCTATACAACTGACGGGTCGAACCCTCAGTCAAATTCACCCGAATTACCAGGCGGGTTATCCATTACAAAACCACAAACGGTTAAGGTAGCGGCCTTCACGCCATCGGGTGTGCGGGGCGATGTGTATTCGCTCCGTTACCAGCAGCAAGCCTATGCAACGCCGGTTACCATTGCCAATCCACAAGCCGGTTTAACGAGCAGTTATTTCAAAAAGTACTTCAAGGAAACCAAGCTGATGAAGCAGCAAACCCCCGATAGCACGTATACGATCAACAACGTTGTGGTACCAAAATCCGTAAACGCGCCTAGCTTTGGTATCCAGTTTCGGGGGTATCTGACCGTACCCGAAACGGGTGTTTATAGCTTCTTCTATACCTGCGACGACGGCGGCATTCTCCGTATCGCCGACCGGATGGTGGTCGATAATGATGGCAACCATTTTCCTATCGAAAAAAGTGGTCAGGTGGCTTTACAAAAAGGCGCACACCCCTTCGAAGCCGATTTTATTGAAGGCGGTGGTGGCTTCACGCTCAAACTGAAATACAGCCTGAACGGCTCCGAACCAATGGACATACCGGATAGCTGGTTTGGGCATTGA
- a CDS encoding sensor histidine kinase, with protein MTRIDKLLQRANLLITYRQFWRYAFIFWGILAIISYIQSTLVWLLSNAQTMYVSESIQWLINYLLWLGSSPLILYAAYRFPFRLTGSNYSWPRTIIIHVLIASALGLLITVISYALVRPLHAHETGHWMNPKTILLWFFYGYSLSVITYLLVVVGYSIISYTTHYQALKEQNLKYELNNEQLKTQLTSAQLQSLKMQLNPHFLFNTHHAIVSLMLQNDTRKAIDMVTALSDLLRGVLAHQTENFLTLRDELNLTQQYLAIQQIRFQDRLRIEYDIDPATEHCLVPQLILQPLVENAITHGISSLTNDALIRITTRKQEDSIQLTVFDNGVGKSSSDTYRSGRNGSGLGLNNTRLRLAQAFGKAAQFTFDQPSGGNTRVIITFPYQPSLLTNSTHDNLSFAHY; from the coding sequence ATGACGCGAATCGACAAACTTCTGCAACGGGCCAACTTGCTGATTACGTACCGGCAGTTCTGGCGTTATGCCTTTATTTTCTGGGGCATCTTAGCCATCATTTCCTATATTCAGAGTACGCTGGTCTGGTTGTTGAGTAATGCCCAAACTATGTACGTTTCAGAGTCGATCCAATGGTTGATTAACTACCTGCTGTGGCTGGGGTCTTCTCCTCTGATTTTATACGCAGCCTACCGGTTCCCATTCCGGCTGACTGGCAGTAACTATTCGTGGCCCAGAACGATCATCATTCACGTACTGATTGCCTCTGCCCTTGGACTGCTAATTACCGTTATATCCTACGCATTGGTCCGGCCCTTACACGCCCATGAAACGGGGCATTGGATGAATCCAAAAACTATTTTACTTTGGTTTTTCTATGGCTATTCCCTTTCTGTAATCACTTACTTATTGGTTGTGGTAGGCTATAGCATCATTTCTTACACAACTCACTATCAAGCCCTAAAAGAACAGAATCTCAAGTACGAACTGAATAATGAGCAGTTGAAAACCCAATTGACGAGTGCGCAGCTCCAATCGTTAAAGATGCAGCTGAATCCTCATTTTTTGTTCAACACCCACCATGCTATTGTTAGCCTGATGTTGCAGAATGACACCCGTAAAGCCATTGATATGGTTACCGCTCTGAGTGATTTATTACGGGGTGTTCTTGCTCATCAGACCGAGAACTTCCTGACTCTGCGCGACGAGCTGAACTTAACTCAGCAATATTTAGCCATTCAGCAAATTCGCTTTCAGGATCGACTGCGCATCGAATACGATATTGATCCGGCCACAGAGCACTGTCTGGTACCGCAGCTTATCCTTCAGCCACTGGTTGAGAATGCCATTACGCACGGAATTTCTTCCCTGACCAACGATGCGCTCATTCGGATCACCACCCGGAAACAGGAGGATTCGATTCAACTAACTGTTTTCGATAATGGCGTTGGCAAAAGTAGCTCTGATACGTATCGGAGCGGCCGTAATGGCTCTGGTTTGGGACTTAACAATACCCGCCTACGGCTAGCGCAGGCATTTGGGAAGGCCGCTCAGTTTACGTTCGACCAACCTTCGGGCGGAAATACAAGGGTTATCATTACGTTTCCCTACCAACCCAGTCTGCTAACGAATTCCACTCATGACAACCTATCGTTCGCTCATTATTGA
- a CDS encoding glycosyltransferase family 1 protein, translating to MKILYDHQTFTANRFGGISRYFYQLMSALRRQGIETSVAIRFSNNEYLNQNQWSRTTSFQYFLGYRHTNRLFSLINRLWSSVQVRRGQYDLFHPTFFHPYFLKFIGNKPFVLTYHDAIKDKFGDRYGHVDNASKAQKQVLFNRAAHIIAVSENTKNDLIELFQIQADKITVIHHATHFRNLAVPDTFQIQIPSSYLLYVGSRDSYKNFGPFLQALAPLLKNDSTLKLLCGGGGTFSVDEIRLIEQLGLTGQVVHYAINDLILYRLYQHALAFIYPSLYEGFGIPILEAFAAGCPVVLSNRSCFPDVAQDAALYFDPESGRSIRQQIESILIDPGLRQSLRQKGYRRQEAFSTDQMVNQTLEVYRRVIALEATTDLKEFSQYSVQ from the coding sequence ATGAAAATCCTGTACGATCACCAAACCTTTACTGCCAATAGATTTGGGGGCATTTCCCGCTATTTTTATCAACTGATGAGTGCCCTTCGCCGACAAGGCATCGAGACCAGCGTAGCAATCCGATTTTCCAATAATGAGTATTTAAACCAAAATCAATGGTCGCGTACTACATCCTTTCAATACTTCCTGGGCTACAGGCATACGAACCGGCTCTTTTCATTGATTAATCGGCTGTGGAGTTCGGTGCAAGTACGGCGTGGGCAGTATGACCTGTTTCATCCCACCTTTTTCCATCCCTACTTCCTGAAATTTATTGGGAATAAACCCTTTGTCTTAACTTATCACGATGCCATAAAAGATAAATTCGGCGATAGATACGGGCACGTTGATAATGCGTCGAAGGCCCAAAAACAGGTTTTATTCAACCGGGCAGCTCATATCATTGCGGTATCAGAGAACACCAAGAATGATTTAATTGAGCTATTCCAGATTCAGGCCGATAAAATTACAGTTATTCATCACGCGACTCATTTCCGAAATCTAGCAGTACCCGATACGTTTCAAATCCAGATACCCAGCTCTTACCTGCTCTACGTAGGCAGCCGGGACAGTTACAAAAACTTCGGTCCGTTTCTGCAGGCTCTTGCTCCACTGCTCAAGAACGATTCAACGTTGAAACTACTTTGTGGGGGTGGTGGTACGTTTTCGGTCGATGAAATTCGACTTATTGAGCAACTGGGATTAACCGGCCAGGTAGTTCATTACGCGATCAATGACCTGATTTTGTATCGGTTATACCAACATGCCCTGGCGTTTATTTATCCTTCACTTTACGAAGGATTTGGAATTCCGATTCTGGAAGCCTTTGCGGCTGGCTGTCCCGTTGTGTTAAGTAATAGATCGTGTTTTCCAGACGTAGCCCAGGATGCGGCCCTTTATTTTGATCCTGAGTCTGGCCGCTCCATTCGTCAACAGATTGAATCCATTCTTATCGATCCTGGGTTGCGTCAGTCTTTACGTCAGAAAGGTTATCGGCGGCAGGAAGCGTTCTCCACAGACCAAATGGTTAATCAAACCCTGGAAGTTTACCGGCGGGTAATCGCTCTCGAGGCAACAACAGATTTAAAGGAATTCTCCCAGTACTCGGTTCAATAA
- a CDS encoding DUF4440 domain-containing protein, whose product MLHIYWLFTAILWIGSTQTNPRSAQTDYENLIAAERAFAQLALDQGVKKAFVENLDEQSVVFQNNRFLPGKTTYQQLPDGSGKLTWRPAYAEISASGTLGYTTGPFEFRPRSLDEEPVSYGQFTSVWHKTATGQWKVLIDFGCTLSKPNQPDFILQIPTQVSSKSTLLLDTSVVSRALRKTELAFIQTAQTKSLREAYQSVLPTSDSIRLLREGSSSSVGLTAKKIAVASDQKVDYQLVRIISSPAGDLGYSYGYATFGNSRQGYLRIWRKRHNRWQLAHEVLGVKLT is encoded by the coding sequence ATGCTTCATATCTACTGGCTATTTACGGCTATTCTATGGATAGGCTCCACCCAGACGAATCCACGTTCTGCCCAGACCGATTACGAAAATTTAATTGCAGCCGAACGAGCTTTTGCTCAACTGGCGCTGGATCAGGGTGTAAAGAAGGCTTTTGTCGAAAACCTTGATGAACAATCTGTTGTCTTTCAGAATAATCGCTTTTTGCCCGGTAAGACAACGTACCAGCAACTCCCGGATGGATCGGGTAAATTAACCTGGCGACCTGCTTACGCAGAAATCTCGGCTTCGGGCACACTTGGCTATACAACCGGCCCCTTTGAATTTCGGCCCCGCTCGCTGGACGAAGAACCGGTTAGTTATGGGCAGTTTACCAGCGTTTGGCACAAAACAGCAACAGGCCAATGGAAAGTGCTGATTGACTTTGGCTGTACGCTTTCCAAGCCCAATCAGCCAGACTTTATCTTACAGATACCTACTCAGGTTTCATCCAAATCGACGCTACTCCTGGATACATCGGTAGTTAGCCGAGCGTTACGGAAAACAGAACTTGCCTTTATTCAGACAGCCCAAACCAAAAGCCTGCGGGAAGCCTACCAGTCTGTACTGCCTACCAGCGACTCGATTCGCCTGTTGCGGGAAGGCAGTAGTAGCTCTGTAGGACTAACAGCCAAAAAGATAGCCGTTGCTTCCGATCAAAAAGTCGACTATCAGCTTGTTCGTATAATTTCGTCTCCTGCGGGCGATCTAGGTTATAGTTATGGCTATGCCACCTTCGGCAATTCTCGGCAAGGTTACCTGCGTATTTGGCGAAAGCGACATAATCGCTGGCAATTGGCGCATGAAGTTCTTGGCGTCAAGCTCACCTGA
- a CDS encoding glycoside hydrolase family 2 TIM barrel-domain containing protein gives MNYIKYPLLALLLALPFWTQAQKQYELNSGWQCSPIAKTKDTGLIISAPTYSLAGWLPAVVPGTVLTTLLANKQVPDPFYGMNNNKIPDIYATGRDYYTYWFVKEFQETPKSGEQVWLNFRGINYSCDVFLNGQKVNSRPFVGMFLRQSFNITSLLRKDGKNRLAVIVHPPDPVGNANGGQGGDGTIAKNVAHQYVAGWDWIQPIRDRNTGIWDKVTIEKTGAVNLKNPHVITNVPGKRLPDGPQQPAMMRVSAELENTSAMRQSGVLRYTLNGQVVTKAVSLAPRTTTTVDLPALTLTNPKLWWPAGYGEQHLYPMNVQFLTGDKAVSDEESLLVGVREIQSEWNSFTRSRQVLVNGQKVFIKGANWIVSDAMLRFTPERYNAEIRFHRDMNLNLIRIWGGALSERPEFYQACDKYGLLVMQDFWGSGDCNGRWVDPMKKEDQWTRRNYPDDHDLFLTSAADQIKMIRNHASLAIWCGGNEITLPQDIMTPLRDTILPKLDGTRWFIDYSNSDEMSFNFLGGNGDGPYGIQPIRHFWEHRTWPFNSEVGSVGVGDYASLERFIPKENLVAPVYAKNGKSQVDSVWDYHKYIGYDASIDPYGKATDVRDFAKKAQLVNYDQYRALMEGFSSHMWDWYTGTIIWKTQNPWTAMRGQMYDYYLDPNACLYGLHNGSEPLHIMYNPVDSMVMVVNNTFRYYRDMMMVIKVYDMAGKETTITQVFSEIGPTLVRPYVPIGRTLQALTKDKGAFLMLQLLDLNKKPISENMYWLPDATGEYSGLQQLAKAPVQVKARQISSGKVEVTLTNPARNPVAFFNRLSLVDAATKARLLPVFYSDNYVSVPPGQQKTVTIDFTPSASTPMVSLEGWNVTEQYIPIAKP, from the coding sequence ATGAACTATATCAAATACCCACTACTGGCACTGCTACTAGCGCTCCCGTTCTGGACGCAGGCGCAGAAGCAGTATGAATTGAATTCAGGCTGGCAGTGTAGCCCAATTGCAAAAACAAAGGATACTGGCTTAATCATTTCAGCACCGACCTATTCGCTCGCGGGCTGGTTGCCAGCTGTTGTTCCCGGCACCGTGCTAACAACCCTACTGGCCAATAAGCAGGTGCCGGACCCATTCTATGGGATGAACAACAATAAAATCCCGGATATCTATGCCACTGGACGGGACTATTACACCTATTGGTTCGTGAAGGAGTTTCAGGAAACGCCGAAGTCGGGTGAACAGGTATGGCTCAACTTTCGAGGAATAAACTACAGTTGCGATGTGTTTCTGAACGGCCAGAAAGTGAATAGTCGCCCGTTTGTGGGCATGTTTCTGCGGCAGTCGTTTAACATTACATCGCTACTTCGGAAGGATGGTAAAAATCGGCTGGCCGTTATCGTGCATCCACCCGACCCGGTTGGAAACGCCAATGGAGGTCAAGGGGGCGATGGCACTATTGCTAAAAACGTGGCGCACCAGTACGTAGCGGGTTGGGACTGGATTCAACCCATTCGTGATCGGAATACCGGAATCTGGGACAAAGTAACCATCGAAAAAACGGGCGCTGTCAACCTGAAAAATCCACATGTTATTACGAATGTGCCGGGTAAACGCCTTCCCGACGGGCCTCAACAACCAGCAATGATGCGTGTATCCGCCGAGCTGGAAAATACCTCTGCTATGCGGCAGTCGGGGGTGCTTCGGTACACATTGAATGGTCAGGTCGTAACGAAGGCCGTGAGTCTTGCCCCCCGTACGACAACAACCGTCGATTTGCCCGCGCTGACGCTGACGAATCCGAAATTATGGTGGCCTGCCGGATACGGGGAGCAGCACCTGTATCCGATGAATGTGCAGTTCCTGACGGGCGATAAAGCCGTTTCGGATGAGGAAAGCCTGCTGGTGGGTGTCCGCGAAATTCAATCCGAGTGGAACAGCTTTACCCGAAGCCGTCAGGTTTTGGTGAACGGGCAGAAAGTGTTCATTAAAGGGGCCAACTGGATTGTTTCGGATGCGATGCTTCGGTTTACGCCCGAGCGGTACAACGCCGAGATTCGGTTCCACCGCGATATGAACCTGAACCTAATTCGGATCTGGGGTGGTGCGCTGTCGGAGCGTCCGGAGTTTTATCAGGCATGCGATAAATACGGGTTGCTTGTGATGCAGGATTTCTGGGGATCAGGCGACTGCAACGGTCGATGGGTCGATCCGATGAAAAAAGAAGACCAGTGGACGCGCCGAAATTACCCCGACGATCATGACTTATTTCTAACCTCAGCGGCCGATCAGATCAAGATGATTCGCAACCACGCGTCGCTGGCCATCTGGTGCGGAGGGAATGAAATTACGTTGCCGCAGGATATCATGACGCCCCTTCGCGACACAATATTGCCCAAACTGGATGGGACGCGCTGGTTCATCGACTACTCGAACTCAGATGAAATGTCGTTCAACTTTCTGGGTGGAAACGGCGATGGCCCGTATGGTATTCAGCCGATCCGTCATTTCTGGGAACATAGAACCTGGCCGTTTAACTCCGAAGTAGGTTCGGTTGGTGTGGGCGACTATGCATCGCTGGAGCGGTTTATTCCCAAAGAGAATCTGGTGGCCCCAGTGTACGCGAAAAATGGAAAAAGCCAGGTCGATTCGGTTTGGGATTACCACAAATATATTGGCTACGATGCCTCCATTGATCCGTACGGAAAAGCGACCGACGTGCGTGATTTTGCCAAAAAAGCACAGCTCGTAAATTACGACCAATATCGGGCGTTGATGGAAGGATTCAGTTCGCACATGTGGGACTGGTACACCGGAACAATCATCTGGAAAACGCAAAACCCCTGGACAGCCATGCGCGGGCAGATGTACGATTATTACCTCGACCCGAATGCCTGTCTCTACGGTCTGCATAACGGTAGCGAACCCCTGCACATCATGTACAATCCTGTCGATAGCATGGTAATGGTGGTGAACAATACGTTCCGCTACTACCGCGACATGATGATGGTGATCAAGGTCTACGACATGGCGGGTAAAGAAACGACCATAACGCAGGTGTTTTCTGAAATCGGCCCGACGCTGGTTCGTCCATACGTACCCATTGGCCGAACATTGCAGGCGCTGACCAAAGACAAAGGGGCGTTCCTGATGCTGCAACTCCTCGATCTGAATAAGAAACCCATAAGCGAAAATATGTACTGGCTTCCCGACGCAACCGGTGAGTACTCCGGCTTGCAGCAGCTGGCCAAAGCGCCCGTTCAGGTGAAGGCCCGGCAAATTTCCAGCGGAAAAGTAGAGGTAACCCTAACGAACCCCGCCAGAAACCCGGTTGCGTTTTTCAATCGGCTATCGCTGGTCGATGCGGCAACGAAAGCTCGCTTGCTACCCGTTTTCTATAGTGACAACTACGTTTCGGTCCCGCCCGGTCAGCAGAAAACCGTAACCATCGATTTTACGCCTTCTGCCAGTACGCCAATGGTTTCGCTGGAAGGCTGGAACGTGACTGAGCAGTATATTCCAATAGCTAAGCCTTGA
- a CDS encoding LytTR family DNA-binding domain-containing protein: protein MTTYRSLIIDDEVLARGVIRTFLKADPSIVVVDEAGNGTEAVIKILQYRPDLIFLDIQMPELDGFEVLKEIWPHHQPFVVFTTAYDQYALKAFEVNAIDYLLKPFNEMRFHQALGRVQERLAQQTQPRIEALVNQLMADQTTQPKSAYLRRILVKETGRMYFVKTNDIMYLDADGNYITLHTATSSDGYVGVERHVIYDSLTSLETKLDPTDFVRIHRSYIVNLNYIDEVETYFNGDYMVKLKNGQQLKWTRNYRDNLKAFYSKSA from the coding sequence ATGACAACCTATCGTTCGCTCATTATTGATGATGAAGTGCTGGCCCGAGGGGTCATTCGTACGTTTCTAAAAGCCGACCCATCCATCGTTGTGGTGGACGAAGCGGGCAATGGAACAGAAGCCGTCATTAAAATTCTACAGTATCGGCCTGATCTGATTTTTCTGGATATTCAGATGCCCGAACTGGATGGGTTCGAGGTTCTTAAAGAGATCTGGCCGCATCATCAGCCATTTGTGGTATTCACGACTGCCTACGATCAATACGCCCTGAAAGCCTTTGAGGTCAATGCCATTGATTACCTGCTTAAACCGTTTAACGAAATGCGCTTCCATCAGGCGCTAGGGCGTGTGCAGGAGCGACTTGCTCAACAAACTCAGCCACGTATCGAAGCCTTAGTTAACCAACTGATGGCCGATCAGACTACCCAACCCAAAAGTGCCTATCTGCGCCGGATTCTGGTTAAAGAAACGGGACGCATGTACTTCGTGAAAACCAATGACATCATGTACCTCGATGCTGATGGTAATTATATTACGCTGCATACCGCTACCAGTAGCGACGGGTATGTGGGCGTGGAACGGCACGTTATCTATGACAGCCTGACCAGCCTCGAAACCAAACTTGACCCGACTGATTTTGTCAGAATTCATCGCTCCTATATTGTCAACCTTAACTACATCGACGAAGTTGAAACCTACTTTAATGGCGACTACATGGTTAAGCTGAAAAACGGTCAGCAACTTAAGTGGACCCGCAATTATCGGGATAACCTGAAAGCATTTTATTCGAAATCTGCCTAA